Genomic segment of Prosthecobacter debontii:
GTGACCGCCATGCTGACCGCTTTCTACATGACGCGTTTGTTTGTCGTCGCGTTCCTGGGCAAACCTCGCACGGACTCGGCCCATCATGCCGTGGAAGCCCCCATCATCATGGTGCTGCCGCTCCTGATTCTGGCACTTCTGACCATCGTTTCGCCATGGCATTGGGCTACCTCCCTCTTTGAGGCGATGGAGCCTCACCATGCCCAGCCGCACTCCACGGTCATGATCGCTTCCATCGGTGCCTTGATCTTGGGAACAGGTGCCGGATTCTTCCTCTACAAAGGGAAGGACAAAGACCCTCTGAACATCAAGCTGTTCGCTAACAAGTTCTACTTTGATGAGATCTATGCTGTGATCGTGAAGGTCCTGCAAGACGCTGTGGCTTGGATTGTCGCAGGTCTGGAGCGCCTGGTGGTGGACGGCATCATGGCACGTCTCCCAGCTTATCTAGCTGCCCGCGTTGGCTCAGCCGCTCGAGTCCTTCAGGGCGGACATCTTCAAGGCTATACCTTCTTGTTGGGGCTGGGCGTGTTGCTCGTCATTTATGTTGTCGTGTTTGTTTTGCCCGATGTGGGCCATTGATGGAGGATTGGAATGAGCGTTCTCGAAATCGTCATCCTGCTACCTATTCTTGCCGCCCTAGCCATTTGGCTCGGTGCTCCGGCTCGTGCGACCTCCGTTGGGGCTGCTATTCTCAATTTGCTGATCCTTCTTGGACTGGTCTTCCAGTTCAAATCCGCTTCGGCGGGTGGAGCTGGCTTTGCCTTCCAAAACGCTCGCGTCGTTCTGGAAAATCCCGCCATTACTTTTGGCGTGGGGGCCGACGGTGTCGCCTTGATCCTCGCGCTGCTGACCGTCCTCGTGACGTTTGCCGCCGTCTGGCAGATCGCTGCTGATAAACCAGCCATCTATCACATCGCTTCACTGCTGATTGCAGGCGGAGCTTTGGGGGCCTTCCTCTCCACGGATGTCTTCTTCATCTATGCCTTCCATGAATTGGCATTGATCCCCACCTTCCTCATGATCGGTCTCTACGGTCATGGTGAAGACTCCCATCGCAAAGCCGTGGCTTGGAAAACCACCATTTACCTCGGCGCAGGCAGCTTGATCTTACTCGCAGGTCTGGCGTGGGTCGTTCTGGAATACAGTGGGGGTCAGAAGCTGACTTTCGATCTGAACGCTCTGCGTGCCCAAGCGGCAGCCACTCCGTTACCAATTGAAAAGCAGGCTCAGATTTTCTTCGTGCTGCTCCTCGGTTTTGGCACGCTGGTCAGTCTCTTCCCGCTGCACAGCTGGGCAGCACCCGCCTACGCCACTGCGCCTACCCCAGTGGCCATGCTCCATTCCGGTGTGCTGAAGAAATTCGGTCTCTACGGTCTCCTTCGCATCGCCCTGCCCCTCCTCCCCCAAGGTATTCATGTGGAGTGGGTGCAGCAGGCCCTGCTCTTCATGCTGCTGGGGAACATCCTCATCATGGGCTTTGTCACCATCGCTCAGCGGTCGCTGGATCAAGTACTGGGGAACTCCTCCGTGATGCACATGGGATACATTTTCCTGGGGCTTGCCGCAGGCTCAGAACTCGCTCTTCAAGGGGCTGTCTTGCTGATGTTCGCTCACGGGATCTCGGTTGCTTTGCTGTTCGCTCTTGCTGGACGCATGAGAAATCAACTCGGCACGCTAGAGTTCGAAAAACTGGGTGGGCTGGGCTCTCACGCTCCTGTGTTCACGATCCTGTTTGCCTTTGGGACATTCGCTTCCATCGGTCTGCCAGGCCTTGCAAACTTCTCGGGAGAAGTGATGATCTTCCTCGGGGCCTTCGGTGGCAATGGCAACACCCAATTCGGTCCGCTTCAATGGACCGTCGTCTTTGCTGTGTGGGGCGTCGTGATGTCTGCCGTTTACATGCTCCGCGCTTATCGCAGCATCTTCCAAGGCTCCGCCAAAGCGGGTCTGTTTATGAATGATCCTGCCGTCAGCCAGCGCATCCCGTTGATTCTCCTGGCCGCAGCTCTTTTGATCGTTGGCTGCTGCCCCTGGCTGTTGCTGGGCCTCATGAAGTCTCTGTCTGCTGCCCCGGTGGCTGCGATGTAGAAACCGAATTTTCACCTCGTCCATGTCCGTTTTCTCCGTCGAAATCTTCCTCGTCGTCTTCGCTCTGGCGCTGTTGTGCCTGGAAGCACTTGTCCCGACGATCCATCGCCGCACACTCTCCGCACTCAGCATCGGAGGCGTTGCTCTGGCGTTCGTCCTATTCCTCTTCGCTTCTAAAGCCACCGCAGATCTGCCTGCGTTCGTTCAGCCCTATCATCAGCTGGATTCACTGGCCGTTTTTTACAAAGGCTTCGCTCTGATCATCACGCTGCTCGTGCTCTGGCTGACGGTGGAGAGCTCGACTTACCTGACTCGGTTTGTTCCAGGTGGTAACTACAGTGAGCTTTTCAGCCTGCCTCTCATCGTCTGTGCAGGCATGATGTGGATGGCCTCTGCCAAAGATCTGGTCACCGTCTTTGTGTCGTTGGAACTCGTCACAATCTCCTTCTACGTCTTGGTCGCCTTTGCTCGGAAAAACGGTCTCGCCCTCGAAGCTGGTGTCAAATACCTGATCTTGGGAGCGCTCAGCACCGGTGTTCTGGTGTATGGTATTGCTTGGGTCTATGGGGCAACAGGCTCCATGAGTTTTGAAGGAATTTCAGCCGCTCTGGCCTCGGGTTCCATTTCGAAAAAAGCCGTGCTGCTAGGAGCCGCCTTCTTGTTGGCAGGTCTTGGTTTCAAAGTCGCCGCAGCACCGTTTCAGATGTGGGTTCCTGATGTATATCAAGGGGCTCCCATTCCAGTGACAACCTTCCTCTCGGTCGGTTCCAAAGCAGCAGGTTTCATCGTTTTGACTCGGGCTGTGGCCGCGTTCACTGCACCGGGTTCGATCATTGCGACTGAAGTGCAGCATCTTCTGATCATTGGAGGCAGTCTTACGATTCTCCTCGGCAGCTTGCCTGCCATTTTCCAGACCAGCGTTAAGCGCCTTCTGGGTTACTCCAGCATCAGCCATGCGGGTTACCTGCTTCTGGCTCTCGGTGCTGGTTCCGCACGCTTTGACCTGAACTCAGGTGGTGTGGTGGCCTTCTACTTGGCCACTTATCTGCCCATGACGGTTCTCGGATTCTTGGTTCTGGCCTTGCTCCGTGCCAATGGCAGCGGTGAAGACCTGCGTGATTTCCGCGGTTTGGCCAAGCGCAGCCCTCTGCTGGCACTGCTGATGACTCTGGCCTTGGCTTCTTTGGCTGGTCTGCCTCTGACCGCAGGTTTCATGGGCAAACTGTTCGTGTTCCTGGGTCTCATGGATCAGGCCGCTTGGGGTGCCCTGCTCTGCGCGGTGATCGGTGCGGCGGCTGGCTTCTACTACTACTTCCGTGCGATTCTGGCCATGTATTCAAGTGATGCCCAATCCAGTGCCAATGCCCTCAATGTCTCGATGGGGGCCAAGGCAGGTGCGATTGTGTTGGCCGTGGTGATTGTGGTCGTGGGCGTGTATCCGAAGCCGCTGCAAAAGCTGCTCACTCCTGCCCCAGTGGCAGTCGCGAGTCACTGATAGGAGTCACTGTGCTTTGTCGCAGAGCCCTGCAACAAGTAGCCCGTAGAGACGTTTGTTCTGGCTCACTCTGTATGAAGCCAGCCATTCTTTGTCTTTCCCTTTCCCTAGCTCTTTGCCTCAGCCTTCAAGCCGCCCCCCAAGACGACCAGTATGTCTTGGGACCTGACTCCCAAGTCCAGGCAGGTGTGCCTCAAGGGAAGGTCATTCAGATGCCAGCTTGGAATGACTCCAAGATTTATCCAGGCACCACACGCGACTGGTGGATTTACGTCCCTGCCCAATACGACAAAACAAAGCCAGCGTACGTGATGGTCTTCTGTGACGGGGCTGGTTTTGTGAAAGCCGATGGCACATTCCGCGCCCCCGTTGTCTTTGATAACCTGATCGCTAAAGGCGAAATGCCCGTGACGATTGGTATCTTCATTCAACCCGGAGTTTTCCCCAACCAAGACCCTAAAGTCAAAGCCCGCAGCAACCGCAGCTTTGAATATGATTCACTCGGGGATCTGTATGCCAAGTTTCTGTTGGAGGAAATCCTGCCAGCTGTGGCCAAGGATTACAACCTGACGACCAATCCCGACGAACGCGCCATCTGCGGCAACAGCAGTGGTGGCATCTGCGCCTTTACCGTGGCCTGGGAAAGACCTGACGCTTTTCGAAAAGTGGTTAGCCACATCGGTTCCTTCACCAACATTCGCGGAGGCCATGTCTATCCAGCTCTGATTCGTAAGACCGACAAAAAACCCCTCAAAGTGTTCCTGCAAGACGGACGCAACGATCTCGACAATCAGTTTGGCAATTGGCCTCTCGCCAATCAGGACATGGCCGCCGCGCTGAAGTTCGCTGGTTATGATTATCAGTTCGTGCTGGGTGAAGGCACGCATAATGGTAAACACGGGGCGTCTATGCTTCCCGACACCCTTCGTTGGCTGTGGAAAAAATGAGAACCCCTCGTTTCATCTCTTTTTGTTATTCCAACTTCGCATGAAACACTTCGCTTTTCTTTCTCTCGCCTTCTTCC
This window contains:
- a CDS encoding complex I subunit 4 family protein gives rise to the protein MSVLEIVILLPILAALAIWLGAPARATSVGAAILNLLILLGLVFQFKSASAGGAGFAFQNARVVLENPAITFGVGADGVALILALLTVLVTFAAVWQIAADKPAIYHIASLLIAGGALGAFLSTDVFFIYAFHELALIPTFLMIGLYGHGEDSHRKAVAWKTTIYLGAGSLILLAGLAWVVLEYSGGQKLTFDLNALRAQAAATPLPIEKQAQIFFVLLLGFGTLVSLFPLHSWAAPAYATAPTPVAMLHSGVLKKFGLYGLLRIALPLLPQGIHVEWVQQALLFMLLGNILIMGFVTIAQRSLDQVLGNSSVMHMGYIFLGLAAGSELALQGAVLLMFAHGISVALLFALAGRMRNQLGTLEFEKLGGLGSHAPVFTILFAFGTFASIGLPGLANFSGEVMIFLGAFGGNGNTQFGPLQWTVVFAVWGVVMSAVYMLRAYRSIFQGSAKAGLFMNDPAVSQRIPLILLAAALLIVGCCPWLLLGLMKSLSAAPVAAM
- a CDS encoding NADH-quinone oxidoreductase subunit N, translating into MSVFSVEIFLVVFALALLCLEALVPTIHRRTLSALSIGGVALAFVLFLFASKATADLPAFVQPYHQLDSLAVFYKGFALIITLLVLWLTVESSTYLTRFVPGGNYSELFSLPLIVCAGMMWMASAKDLVTVFVSLELVTISFYVLVAFARKNGLALEAGVKYLILGALSTGVLVYGIAWVYGATGSMSFEGISAALASGSISKKAVLLGAAFLLAGLGFKVAAAPFQMWVPDVYQGAPIPVTTFLSVGSKAAGFIVLTRAVAAFTAPGSIIATEVQHLLIIGGSLTILLGSLPAIFQTSVKRLLGYSSISHAGYLLLALGAGSARFDLNSGGVVAFYLATYLPMTVLGFLVLALLRANGSGEDLRDFRGLAKRSPLLALLMTLALASLAGLPLTAGFMGKLFVFLGLMDQAAWGALLCAVIGAAAGFYYYFRAILAMYSSDAQSSANALNVSMGAKAGAIVLAVVIVVVGVYPKPLQKLLTPAPVAVASH
- a CDS encoding alpha/beta hydrolase, whose product is MKPAILCLSLSLALCLSLQAAPQDDQYVLGPDSQVQAGVPQGKVIQMPAWNDSKIYPGTTRDWWIYVPAQYDKTKPAYVMVFCDGAGFVKADGTFRAPVVFDNLIAKGEMPVTIGIFIQPGVFPNQDPKVKARSNRSFEYDSLGDLYAKFLLEEILPAVAKDYNLTTNPDERAICGNSSGGICAFTVAWERPDAFRKVVSHIGSFTNIRGGHVYPALIRKTDKKPLKVFLQDGRNDLDNQFGNWPLANQDMAAALKFAGYDYQFVLGEGTHNGKHGASMLPDTLRWLWKK